In Erigeron canadensis isolate Cc75 chromosome 1, C_canadensis_v1, whole genome shotgun sequence, a single window of DNA contains:
- the LOC122581834 gene encoding uncharacterized protein LOC122581834: protein MESLMICNYTTTTNYGMSSSSPPMMINIITNPSICTANRPPQNRFLLHSKKSNFQDFQGYAKPTRLLPANEVKPTADSSLEKLVTSFKEDRLECLYKLTIQTSNYFGSGLTDSSSGILLCLVDKNGDSILQRIAATSDTDHPLQLKDKDDSNVLHFQRGSINHFTFEGPAIGKLEALWIGLESGQWRPASVSVICWSRSPMRANENHHFDIFQYDFIADDVLLGDGTDISMVELRPTIVTEMSRDNLALDQNISQQPLLSSLSNEESMKEYADLKFSLLLYDALLIVAGSTVASFSAGDNAAFAFLTGGIGGFLYLLLLQRSVDELPSPVLDRSGGLDQMFGRFKGQVTTLVLALAFAVIVVKLGNGDQSLVLTPKDLVFGTMGFLSCKVAVLLAAFKPLPVGANENQ, encoded by the exons ATGGAATCACTTATGATTTGTAATTACACGACTACTACAAATTATGGTATGAGCAGCAGCAGCCCACCCATGATGATAAACATCATCACAAACCCATCAATTTGTACTGCAAATAGGCCTCCTCAAAATCGCTTTCTTCTTCATTCTAAGAAATCCAATTTCCAAG ATTTTCAGGGCTATGCAAAACCTACTCGTCTTTTGCCTGCCAATGAAGTGAAACCAACCGCAGATTCTTCATTGGAAAAGCTGGTTACGTCTTTCAAAGAAGACAGACTTGAATGCTTATACAAACTTACAATTCAAACGAGTAATTACTTTGGATCAGGTCTTACTGACTCAAGTTCTGGAATATTACTGTGTTTGGTAGACAAAAATGGTGATTCAATCTTGCAAAGGATAGCGGCAACTTCAGATACAGATCATCCTCTGCAACTGAAAGACAAAGATGATTCTAACGTGCTCCACTTTCAAAGAGGATCTATCAATCATTTCACTTTTGAAGGGCCGGCAATTGGAAAACTTGAAGCTCTATGGATCGGCCTTGAATCAG GTCAGTGGAGACCAGCAAGTGTAAGCGTTATTTGTTGGTCGCGATCTCCTATGAGAGCAAAcgaaaatcatcattttgatatatTCCAGTATGATTTCATAGCTGATGACGTTCTGCTAGGGGATGGAACTGACATTTCCATGGTAGAACTTAGACCGACCATAGTTACCGAGATGTCTAGGGACAATTTGGCCTTAGATCAAAATATTTCCCAGCAACCTTTATTAAGCAGCTTATCAAATGAAGAAAGCATGAAAGAATATGCAGATTTGAAGTTCTCGCTATTGCTTTATGATGCACTCCTTATAGTCGCTGGATCTACAGTTGCATCCTTCTCTGCTGGTGATAATGCTGCATTTGCTTTTCTGACGGGTGGAATAGGTGGTTTTCTTTACCTTTTATTGTTGCAGAGATCGGTTGATGAACTGCCATCACCAGTTCTGGACCGGAGTGGGGGTCTTGACCAAATGTTTGGACGGTTTAAGGGTCAGGTGACCACTCTGGTTTTGGCACTTGCGTTTGCTGTCATTGTGGTTAAACTTGGTAATGGAGATCAGTCGCTGGTTTTAACACCTAAAGATCTTGTTTTTGGCACGATGGGGTTTCTTTCATGCAAAGTTGCTGTCTTATTAGCAGCTTTTAAACCGTTGCCAGTGGGAGCAAATGAGAACCAGTAG
- the LOC122605989 gene encoding probable CoA ligase CCL12 isoform X2 yields MESSTNHKSLNEVGVQELINTGLKPDDARLLLIQIKEVISESKNPVEIWREITYTRKLLKPSYPHSLHQTIYNAVYANYDVSTQGPPLYWFPSQIDSRLSNLGRIMEAHGPKLLGASYKNPISSYKQFQKFSAQHPEVYWSIILEKLSIRFNQPPKCILDTSDKSKHGGTWLPGSVLNIAECCLMSTSEADKKNEKVAIVWRDERFDHCDVNKLTLNELRQQVMLVANALKTLFSEGDPIAIDMPMTVTAVILYLAIIYSGFVVVSIADSFAAKEIATRLRVSRSKAIFTQDYIVRGGRRFPLYSRVIEATECRAIVVPSIGENVDIQLRKQDISWNDFLSSTKNFSRPDYCSPVYQSIDTVTNILFSSGTTGDPKAIPWTQLSPMRCAADSWAHMDVQAGDIFCWPTNLGWVMGPILIYSCFLSGATLALYHGSPLGHGFGKFIQDARVTILGTVPSIVKTWKSARCMEGLDWTKIKAFGSTGEASNVDDDLWLSSRANYKPVLECCGGTELASSYIQGNILQPQAFGAFSSASMATGLVIFDDHGVPYPDDQPCVGEVGLFPVYMGATDRLLNADHEKIYFQGMPIYNGMQLRRHGDIIKRTVGGYYIVQGRADDTMNLGGIKTSSIEIERVCEQADGSIMETAAVSVAPATGGPELLAIFVVLKKGFNGDPEKLKTIFSKAIQRNLNPLFKVSFVKMVNEFPRTASNKLMRRVLRDQLKEEFRTRSKI; encoded by the exons atggagAGTAGCACTAACCACAAAAGCTTAAATGAAGTGGGAGTGCAAGAACTAATCAACACTGGATTAAAACCAGATGATGCAAGATTACTACTAATCCAGATTAAGGAGGTCATTAGTGAATCAAAGAACCCAGTAGAGATATGGCGTGAAATCACTTATACAAGAAAGTTGCTGAAACCAAGTTACCCACATTCTTTGCATCAGACCATCTACAATGCAGTCTATGCTAACTATGATGTGTCTACTCAGGGCCCACCTCTCTATTGGTTTCCTTCTCA AATTGATTCTCGACTGTCAAACTTGGGGCGGATTATGGAAGCTCATGGACCCAAGCTTCTTGGAGCATCTTACAAAAATCCTATATCAAGTTATAAACAATTTCAGAAATTCTCTGCTCAACATCCAGAG GTATACTGGTCGATTATCTTGGAAAAACTTTCAATCCGATTTAACCAACCTCCGAAATGTATACTAGATACCTCTGACAAATCAAAACACGGGGGCACGTGGCTTCCCGGTTCAGTTTTGAACATTGCAGAGTGTTGCTTGATGTCAACTAGTGAAGCagataaaaagaatgaaaaggTTGCAATTGTATGGCGGGATGAAAGATTTGATCATTGTGATGTAAATAAGTTGACATTGAACGAACTGCGGCAGCAAGTAAT GTTGGTTGCCAATGCATTAAAGACGTTGTTTTCAGAGGGGGATCCAATTGCAATTGATATGCCAATGACAGTCACTGCGGTTATTTTATATTTGGCAATTATATATTCTGGATTTGTGGTTGTATCAATTGCTGATAGCTTTGCAGCAAAGGAGATTGCAACTCGATTACGCGTGTCTAGATCAAAGGCGATTTTTACTCAGGATTACATTGTTCGAGGTGGTCGAAGATTTCCTTTGTACag CCGTGTTATTGAAGCAACTGAATGTAGAGCTATCGTGGTTCCTTCAATAGGAGAAAATGTAGACATCCAATTAAGAAAACAAGATATCTCTTGGAATGATTTTCTTTCCAGCACAAAAAACTTTTCTAG GCCTGATTATTGCTCTCCAGTCTATCAATCAATAGACACGGTGACAAACATACTCTTTTCTTCAGGGACaacag GAGATCCAAAAGCTATTCCATGGACTCAACTTAGTCCCATGCGATGTGCTGCTGACTCATGGGCCCATATGGATGTTCAGGCAGGAGATATATTCTGCTGGCCAACTAATTTAGGATGGGTAATGGGACCGATTTTAATTTACTCATGCTTTCTTAGTGGTGCAACATTGGCTCTTTATCATGGATCTCCGCTTGGACATGGTTTTGGAAAATTTATTCAG GATGCAAGAGTGACAATTTTGGGCACGGTTCCAAGCATAGTTAAGACTTGGAAGAGTGCAAGATGCATGGAAGGGCTAGATTGGACAAAAATCAA GGCATTTGGGTCTACTGGTGAAGCATCTAATGTTGATGATGACCTATGGCTTTCTTCAAGAGCTAACTACAAACCTGTTCTTGAATGTTGTGGAGGTACTGAGCTCGCTTCGTCTTACATTCAAGGGAATATTTTACAGCCGCAGGCCTTTGGAGCATTTAGCTCTGCTTCAATGGCAACAGGATTGGTCATTTTTGATGACCATGGAGTTCCTTAT CCCGATGATCAACCCTGTGTTGGTGAGGTGGGCTTGTTTCCAGTATACATGGGAGCAACTGATAGGCTACTTAATGCGGATCATGAAAAGATTTACTTTCAGGGAATGCCGATTTACAATGGAATG CAACTCAGGAGACATGGTGACATCATCAAGAGAACAGTTGGAGGGTATTATATTGTACAAGGCAGAGCTGATGATACCATGAACCTTGGTGGCATAAAG ACGAGCTCAATTGAAATTGAACGTGTTTGTGAACAAGCTGATGGAAGCATCATGGAAACTGCAGCAGTCAGTGTCGCACCTGCAACTGGTGGTCCAGAACTTTTAGCCATATTTGTGGTTCTAAAGAAGGGGTTCAATGGTGATCCAGAGAAACTAAAGACGATTTTTTCTAAAGCCATCCAAAGAAACCTTAATCCATTGTTTAAG GTGAGCTTTGTTAAGATGGTTAATGAGTTTCCTCGAACAGCTTCTAACAAATTAATGAGAAGAGTGTTAAGAGATCAACTGAAGGAGGAGTTTCGCACTCGAAGTAAAATATAA
- the LOC122585761 gene encoding uncharacterized protein LOC122585761: protein MKPTSSLQVSSSSGDGELVAGGGKRQVNNNNNKPQFRPAIDDSKPLLQDPIVRSDPTETEEAVIRLPNFPTFS, encoded by the exons ATGAAACCTACTAGTAGTCTACAAGTATCATCATCCTCCGGCGACGGTGAACTAGTTGCCGGCGGCGGCAAGAGACAagttaacaacaacaacaacaaaccaCAATTCCGTCCAGCTATTGATGATTCTAAACCCCTTCTTCAAGATCCG ATTGTGAGATCAGATCCAACTGAAACAGAAGAAGCTGTTATCAGATTGCCCAATTTCCCTACTTTCTCATAA
- the LOC122605989 gene encoding probable CoA ligase CCL12 isoform X1, with product MESSTNHKSLNEVGVQELINTGLKPDDARLLLIQIKEVISESKNPVEIWREITYTRKLLKPSYPHSLHQTIYNAVYANYDVSTQGPPLYWFPSQIDSRLSNLGRIMEAHGPKLLGASYKNPISSYKQFQKFSAQHPEVYWSIILEKLSIRFNQPPKCILDTSDKSKHGGTWLPGSVLNIAECCLMSTSEADKKNEKVAIVWRDERFDHCDVNKLTLNELRQQVMLVANALKTLFSEGDPIAIDMPMTVTAVILYLAIIYSGFVVVSIADSFAAKEIATRLRVSRSKAIFTQDYIVRGGRRFPLYSRVIEATECRAIVVPSIGENVDIQLRKQDISWNDFLSSTKNFSRPDYCSPVYQSIDTVTNILFSSGTTGDPKAIPWTQLSPMRCAADSWAHMDVQAGDIFCWPTNLGWVMGPILIYSCFLSGATLALYHGSPLGHGFGKFIQDARVTILGTVPSIVKTWKSARCMEGLDWTKIKAFGSTGEASNVDDDLWLSSRANYKPVLECCGGTELASSYIQGNILQPQAFGAFSSASMATGLVIFDDHGVPYVGPSQPDDQPCVGEVGLFPVYMGATDRLLNADHEKIYFQGMPIYNGMQLRRHGDIIKRTVGGYYIVQGRADDTMNLGGIKTSSIEIERVCEQADGSIMETAAVSVAPATGGPELLAIFVVLKKGFNGDPEKLKTIFSKAIQRNLNPLFKVSFVKMVNEFPRTASNKLMRRVLRDQLKEEFRTRSKI from the exons atggagAGTAGCACTAACCACAAAAGCTTAAATGAAGTGGGAGTGCAAGAACTAATCAACACTGGATTAAAACCAGATGATGCAAGATTACTACTAATCCAGATTAAGGAGGTCATTAGTGAATCAAAGAACCCAGTAGAGATATGGCGTGAAATCACTTATACAAGAAAGTTGCTGAAACCAAGTTACCCACATTCTTTGCATCAGACCATCTACAATGCAGTCTATGCTAACTATGATGTGTCTACTCAGGGCCCACCTCTCTATTGGTTTCCTTCTCA AATTGATTCTCGACTGTCAAACTTGGGGCGGATTATGGAAGCTCATGGACCCAAGCTTCTTGGAGCATCTTACAAAAATCCTATATCAAGTTATAAACAATTTCAGAAATTCTCTGCTCAACATCCAGAG GTATACTGGTCGATTATCTTGGAAAAACTTTCAATCCGATTTAACCAACCTCCGAAATGTATACTAGATACCTCTGACAAATCAAAACACGGGGGCACGTGGCTTCCCGGTTCAGTTTTGAACATTGCAGAGTGTTGCTTGATGTCAACTAGTGAAGCagataaaaagaatgaaaaggTTGCAATTGTATGGCGGGATGAAAGATTTGATCATTGTGATGTAAATAAGTTGACATTGAACGAACTGCGGCAGCAAGTAAT GTTGGTTGCCAATGCATTAAAGACGTTGTTTTCAGAGGGGGATCCAATTGCAATTGATATGCCAATGACAGTCACTGCGGTTATTTTATATTTGGCAATTATATATTCTGGATTTGTGGTTGTATCAATTGCTGATAGCTTTGCAGCAAAGGAGATTGCAACTCGATTACGCGTGTCTAGATCAAAGGCGATTTTTACTCAGGATTACATTGTTCGAGGTGGTCGAAGATTTCCTTTGTACag CCGTGTTATTGAAGCAACTGAATGTAGAGCTATCGTGGTTCCTTCAATAGGAGAAAATGTAGACATCCAATTAAGAAAACAAGATATCTCTTGGAATGATTTTCTTTCCAGCACAAAAAACTTTTCTAG GCCTGATTATTGCTCTCCAGTCTATCAATCAATAGACACGGTGACAAACATACTCTTTTCTTCAGGGACaacag GAGATCCAAAAGCTATTCCATGGACTCAACTTAGTCCCATGCGATGTGCTGCTGACTCATGGGCCCATATGGATGTTCAGGCAGGAGATATATTCTGCTGGCCAACTAATTTAGGATGGGTAATGGGACCGATTTTAATTTACTCATGCTTTCTTAGTGGTGCAACATTGGCTCTTTATCATGGATCTCCGCTTGGACATGGTTTTGGAAAATTTATTCAG GATGCAAGAGTGACAATTTTGGGCACGGTTCCAAGCATAGTTAAGACTTGGAAGAGTGCAAGATGCATGGAAGGGCTAGATTGGACAAAAATCAA GGCATTTGGGTCTACTGGTGAAGCATCTAATGTTGATGATGACCTATGGCTTTCTTCAAGAGCTAACTACAAACCTGTTCTTGAATGTTGTGGAGGTACTGAGCTCGCTTCGTCTTACATTCAAGGGAATATTTTACAGCCGCAGGCCTTTGGAGCATTTAGCTCTGCTTCAATGGCAACAGGATTGGTCATTTTTGATGACCATGGAGTTCCTTAT GTCGGACCGAGTCAG CCCGATGATCAACCCTGTGTTGGTGAGGTGGGCTTGTTTCCAGTATACATGGGAGCAACTGATAGGCTACTTAATGCGGATCATGAAAAGATTTACTTTCAGGGAATGCCGATTTACAATGGAATG CAACTCAGGAGACATGGTGACATCATCAAGAGAACAGTTGGAGGGTATTATATTGTACAAGGCAGAGCTGATGATACCATGAACCTTGGTGGCATAAAG ACGAGCTCAATTGAAATTGAACGTGTTTGTGAACAAGCTGATGGAAGCATCATGGAAACTGCAGCAGTCAGTGTCGCACCTGCAACTGGTGGTCCAGAACTTTTAGCCATATTTGTGGTTCTAAAGAAGGGGTTCAATGGTGATCCAGAGAAACTAAAGACGATTTTTTCTAAAGCCATCCAAAGAAACCTTAATCCATTGTTTAAG GTGAGCTTTGTTAAGATGGTTAATGAGTTTCCTCGAACAGCTTCTAACAAATTAATGAGAAGAGTGTTAAGAGATCAACTGAAGGAGGAGTTTCGCACTCGAAGTAAAATATAA
- the LOC122607907 gene encoding lysine--tRNA ligase, chloroplastic/mitochondrial: protein MEALKVWSSRPLRHLFHIASSSSKSSFAIPITFIRCCSSSAGAITADAPKQGGRQRRSSTTTSTSTSDRDAIRAIRLKKVEELRSNGCEPYAYKWDRSHSANQLQEIYKHLGNGEESNDQNDHVSISGRIVARRAFGKLAFLTLRDDSGTIQLYCEKERLVDDQFEQLKSLVDIGDILGANGSIKRTEKGELSVCVNSFSILTKSLLPLPDKFHGLTDVDKRYRQRYVDMIANPEVADVFRKRAKIVSVIRQTVESVGFIEVDTPVLQGAAGGAEARPFITHHNSLGRDLYLRIATELHLKRMLVGGFEKVYEIGRIFRNEGISTRHNPEFTTIEIYEAYSDYESMMNMAEEIVTQCALAVHGKLTVDYQGVEINLERPWRRETMHNLVKEAIGIDFIELGNDLTAVKEATIKALSTGPNNQDIHLIEACSSVGHVLNEVFEMVVEPTLVQPTFVLDYPVEVSPLAKPHRRHAGLTERFELFICGRELGNAFSELTDPVDQRGRLEEQVKQHNQKREAAASKASDAEKRGPKGDDDESYEVTLDEDFLTALEYGMPPASGMGLGIDRLVMLLTNSASIRDVIAFPVLKIQQ from the exons ATGGAGGCCTTAAAAGTATGGTCATCACGGCCACTGCGCCACCTATTCCACATcgcctcttcttcttcaaaatcaTCATTCGCAATCCCTATCACTTTCATCCGATGCTGCTCATCCTCCGCCGGCGCCATCACCGCCGACGCCCCGAAACAAGGCGGCAGGCAGCGGAGATCTTCAACTACAACTTCAACTTCTACTTCTGATAGAGACGCAATTCGCGCTATCCGTCTCAAAAAG GTGGAAGAATTAAGGAGCAATGGATGTGAACCTTATGCTTACAAGTGGGATAGGAGTCACTCCGCTAATCAGTTGCAAGAGATTTATAAGCATTTAGGCAATGGTGAAGAATCAAATGATCAGAATGACCATGTATCAATATCAGGAAGAATTGTCGCACGTAGGGCATTTGGAAAACTTGCTTTCTTGACACTGAGGGATGATTCTGGAACAATTCAG CTTTACTGTGAGAAGGAAAGGCTTGTAGATGATCAATTTGAACAATTAAAGAGTCTTGTTGATATAGGCGATATATTGGGTGCAAATGGCTCTATTAAGCGGACAGAAAAAG GGGAGCTTTCTGTCTGTGTAAATTCGTTCTCGATTCTCACAAAATCTTTGCTTCCACTGCCGGATAAGTTTCATGGTCTAACAGATGTGGACAAGCGTTATCGCCAACG ATATGTAGATATGATTGCAAATCCAGAGGTAGCTGATGTATTCCGTAAAAGAGCGAAG ATTGTATCAGTCATTCGCCAGACTGTTGAATCCGTGGGCTttattgaagttgatacaccagTTCTTCAG GGGGCAGCTGGTGGTGCAGAAGCTCGACCATTTATTACACACCATAACTCTCTTGGTAGGGATCTTTATCTTAGAATCGCTACAGAACTCCATTTGAAGAGAATGTTG GTTGGTGGATTTGAAAAAGTATATGAGATTGGAAGAATTTTCAGAAATGAAGGCATTTCGACTCGTCATAATCCAGAATTTACAACTATAGAG ATCTACGAAGCGTATTCCGACTATGAAAGCATGATGAACATGGCTGAAGAAATTGTAACTCAATGTGCTCTTGCAGTTCATGGGAAGCTTACTGTGGACTATCAG GGTGTGGAAATCAATCTGGAAAGACCTTGGAGGAGGGAAACAATGCATAATCTGGTGAAAGAAGCAATAGGGATTGATTTTATTGAGTTGGGTAACGATCTCACTGCTGTTAAGGAAGCAACTATTAAAGCACTAAGTACGGGCCCAAATAATCAAGACATACATTTGATTGAAGCATGTTCATCCGTTGGCCACGTGCTTAATGAG GTTTTTGAGATGGTAGTAGAACCAACACTTGTTCAGCCTACATTTGTTCTAGACTATCCTGTTGAAGTATCTCCTCTAGCAAAGCCACATCGGAG ACATGCAGGTTTAACAGAGAGGTTTGAACTGTTTATTTGTGGTCGGGAGTTGGGAAATGCATTTTCTGAATTAACTGATCCAGTGGACCAG AGAGGACGTTTGGAAGAACAAGTGAAGCAGCATAATCAAAAGAGGGAGGCTGCAGCTTCAAAAGCGTCGGATGCAGAAAAAAGAGGGCCGAAAGGTGATGATGACGAGTCTTATGAAGTCACACTTGATGAAGATTTCCTAACGGCTCTGGAATATGGAATGCCTCCAGCTTCAGGAATG GGACTCGGGATAGACAGGCTGGTGATGCTGTTGACAAATTCAGCTAGTATCAGAGATGTTATTGCTTTCCCTGTGCTTAAGATTCAACAGTAA
- the LOC122610139 gene encoding probable polyamine transporter At3g13620: MGLDIPPEKPTTTGILPITTTTNNPSTKKKLTLIPLIFLIYFEVAGGPYGEEPAVQAAGPLFAILGFLIFPFIWAIPESLVTAELSTTFPGNGGFVIWAHKAFGPFCGSLMGSWKFLTGVINIAAFPILCIDYLEKLFPVFNSGLPRTLAILFSTLFLSFVNYTGLNIVGMAAITLGIISLAPFVLMSLIAIPQIRPHRWVSLGQQGVKKDWTLFFNTLFWNLNFWDTVSTMAGEVENPKKTFPKALFLAVIFTCLAYIIPLMAVTGAVSVDQNEWESGFMAVAAEIISGKWLKIWIEIGAVLSAIGLFEAQLSSCAYQVLGMADLGILPKFFGVRSKWFDTPWVGILLSTLITIAVSRMDFTDIVASANFIYSLGMLLEFASFVWLRRKFPTLKRPYKVPLGIPGLVVMCLIPSAFLVLIMVIATKIVFLVSGLMTAGAIMWYFLINYLKAKKWFAFANGDEIEGVEVMQSS, from the exons ATGGGTCTAGATATCCCACCGGAAAAACCAACCACCACCGGGATCCTCCcaataaccaccaccaccaacaatccatcaaccaaaaaaaaactcacacTTATCCCACTTATTTTCCTAATATATTTCGAAGTAGCTGGCGGCCCATACGGCGAGGAACCCGCCGTACAAGCCGCTGGGCCACTTTTCGCGATCCTCGGATTCTTGATATTTCCATTCATATGGGCGATCCCAGAATCACTGGTGACAGCCGAACTATCCACCACCTTTCCAGGAAACGGTGGTTTTGTGATATGGGCTCATAAAGCATTTGGGCCATTTTGTGGATCCTTGATGGGCAGCTGGAAATTCCTGACGGGGGTCATAAACATCGCCGCATTTCCGATACTTTGTATCGATTATTTGGAAAAACTGTTTCCGGTGTTTAATTCGGGGCTGCCCAGAACTCTGGCGATATTGTTTTCGACGCTTTTTCTTTCGTTTGTGAATTATACGGGTTTGAATATAGTTGGTATGGCTGCCATCACCCTTGGCATCATTTCGCTTGCCCCTTTTGTTCTCATGTCACTCATCGCCATCCCACAAATTCGGCCACACAG ATGGGTAAGTTTAGGCCAACAAGGCGTGAAAAAAGATTGGACTTTATTCTTCAATACCCTTTTTTGGAACTTAAATTTTTGGGACACTGTAAGTACAATGGCTGGAGAAGTGGAAAACCCAAAAAAGACTTTCCCAAAAGCGTTGTTTTTAGCCGTTATCTTCACTTGTTTAGCTTACATAATCCCTCTCATGGCGGTCACGGGTGCTGTTTCCGTAGACCAAAACGAATGGGAGTCCGGGTTCATGGCAGTCGCAGCAGAAATTATCTCGGGTAAATGGCTCAAGATATGGATCGAAATCGGAGCAGTGTTATCAGCTATTGGTTTATTTGAAGCACAGCTAAGTAGTTGCGCTTATCAAGTTCTTGGTATGGCGGATTTAGGTATTTTACCAAAGTTTTTCGGGGTTAGATCAAAATGGTTTGATACACCATGGGTTGGAATATTGTTATCGACTTTGATCACCATCGCGGTTTCTCGTATGGATTTTACAGATATAGTAGCTTCCgcaaatttcatatatagtttagGGATGCTGTTAGAGTTTGCATCATTTGTTTGGCTAAGAAGGAAGTTTCCTACGTTGAAGCGGCCTTATAAGGTGCCACTCGGGATACCGGGCCTCGTGGTCATGTGTTTGATTCCATCAGCATTTTTGGTGTTGATCATGGTGATTGCTACAAAGATTGTGTTTCTTGTTAGTGGGTTGATGACTGCTGGGGCTATCATGTGGTATTTTTTGATCAATTATTTGAAGGCAAAGAAGTGGTTTGCATTTGCAAATGGTGATGAAATTGAAGGTGTGGAAGTGATGCAATCAAGTTGA
- the LOC122585276 gene encoding feruloyl CoA ortho-hydroxylase F6H1-3-like yields the protein MAPSISTIHPAANSLNIVDFVVHKGNGVKGLAELGLKTLPQQYIQPLQERFDTSIEEVQRDSIPVIDMYNWSETKVAKAVCDAAQKWGFFQVVNHGVPIHVFEHVKDATHQFFALPPQEKQKYSKERSVTNNVRFGTSFTPDAEKALEWKDYLSLFYVSDDECDSLWPPVCRNQALDYMKSSESVVKKLLKILMNGLNVKEIDETKESVLMGSKRINLNYYPKCPNPELTVGVGRHSDVSTLTILLQDDIGGLYVRNTETMKWIHVPPVSGSLVINVGDALQIMSNGKYKSVEHRVSANGCSNRISVPIFVNPRPNDVIGPLPEVLESGERPLYKHVLYSDYVKHFFRKAHDGKATVDFAKV from the exons ATGGCTCCATCGATTTCGACAATCCACCCAGCTGCAAATTCACTCAACATTGTCGATTTCGTGGTGCACAAAGGTAATGGAGTGAAAGGCTTGGCTGAATTGGGACTCAAGACCCTACCACAGCAGTACATCCAACCTCTACAAGAACGGTTTGATACGAGCATTGAAGAAGTGCAACGTGATTCCATTCCAGTTATCGATATGTACAACTGGAGTGAAACGAAAGTTGCAAAAGCAGTCTGTGATGCAGCACAGAAATGGGGTTTCTTTCAGGTTGTGAACCATGGAGTGCCCATTCATGTTTTTGAACATGTCAAAGATGCAACTCACCAGTTTTTTGCTTTGCCACCGCAAGAAAAGCAGAAATACTCAAAAGAACGATCAGTTACCAATAACGTTCGTTTTGGTACAAGCTTTACTCCTGATGCCGAAAAAGCTCTCGAGTGGAAGGATTATCTCAGCCTCTTTTATGTCTCGGATGATGAGTGTGATTCCCTCTGGCCTCCAGTTTGCAG GAATCAAGCTTTGGACTACATGAAGAGTTCTGAAAGTGTTGTCAAGAAGTTGCTGAAGATACTGATGAATGGGCTGAACGTAAAAGAGATAGACGAGACCAAAGAATCGGTTCTAATGGGGTCAAAGAGGATTAACCTCAACTACTATCCCAAATGTCCTAACCCTGAGCTCACAGTGGGCGTGGGGCGTCATTCAGATGTATCCACGCTCACTATCCTTCTTCAAGATGATATTGGAGGGCTTTACGTGAGAAACACAGAGACTATGAAATGGATTCACGTCCCTCCAGTGAGCGGATCTTTGGTGATCAATGTTGGAGACGCACTTCAGATCATGAGTAACGGCAAGTACAAAAGTGTTGAACATCGTGTTAGTGCTAATGGATGCAGTAACAGGATTTCAGTCCCGATCTTTGTAAACCCACGGCCTAATGACGTTATTGGACCTCTGCCAGAAGTACTTGAGAGTGGAGAGAGACCACTGTATAAGCATGTCCTTTACTCTGATTATGTCAAGCATTTCTTCAGAAAAGCACATGATGGGAAGGCCACAGTTGATTTCGCAAAAGTATAA